From Pempheris klunzingeri isolate RE-2024b chromosome 16, fPemKlu1.hap1, whole genome shotgun sequence, a single genomic window includes:
- the tent5bb gene encoding terminal nucleotidyltransferase 5Bb — protein sequence MSSGDASEQSRRFSVLCWDQVRRLDSILGESVPIHGRGNFPTLSVQPRQIVQVVRARLEERGVVVRDVKLNGSAASHVLHQDNGLGYKDLDLIFGLSLTDDKTFRLVKDVVLDCLVDFLPEGVCRERITALALKEAYVQKLVKVCNDTDRWSLISLSNNTGKNVELKFVDSLRRQFEFSVDSFQITLDSLLLFDRCSETAMSETFHPTVQGESMYGDFEEALGHLRSRIIATRSPEEIRGGGLLKYCHLLVRGFRPSSEAQIKQMQRYMCSRFFIDFPDISEQQRKLEAYLQNHFAGMEHKRYEYLVTLRRVVDESTVCLMGHERRQTLALISALALRVMAEQNAIPALANITCYYQPAPYVRDVNFSNYYIAQVQSPMATCSNSYQTWLPCS from the exons ATGTCCTCCGGTGATGCCTCGGAGCAGAGTCGGCGGTTCAGCGTGCTGTGTTGGGATCAGGTGCGGCGTTTGGACTCCATCCTGGGAGAAAGCGTCCCGATCCACGGCCGCGGAAACTTCCCCACGCTGTCCGTGCAGCCCCGGCAGATCGTCCAG GTGGTCAGGGCTCGGCTGGAGGAACGGGGCGTGGTGGTACGTGACGTCAAGCTGAATGGCTCAGCAGCCAGTCACGTGCTTCACCAGGACAATGGCCTTGGCTACAAAGACCTAGACCTGATTTTTGGCCTGAGTCTCACTGATGACAAAACCTTCCGGCTGGTGAAGGACGTGGTGCTGGACTGCCTGGTGGACTTCTTGCCTGAAGGGGTGTGCAGGGAGCGTATCACTGCCCTCGCCCTGAAGGAAGCATATGTGCAGAAACTGGTGAAAGTCTGCAACGACACGGACCGTTGGAGCCTCATCTCGCTGTCCAACAACACCGGCAAGAACGTAGAGCTGAAGTTTGTGGACTCCCTGAGAAGGCAGTTTGAGTTCAGCGTTGACTCCTTCCAGATCACTCTGGACTCGTTGCTGCTCTTCGACCGCTGCTCTGAGACGGCCATGTCTGAGACGTTCCACCCTACAGTGCAGGGGGAGAGCATGTACGGAGACTTCGAGGAAGCTCTGGGCCACCTTCGCTCCAGGATTATCGCCACTCGCAGCCCAGAAGAAATTCGGGGCGGTGGGCTCCTCAAgtactgccacctgctggtgcGCGGCTTCCGGCCGTCCTCCGAGGCTCAGATAAAACAGATGCAGCGCTACATGTGCTCACGCTTCTTCATCGACTTTCCCGACATAAGcgagcagcagaggaaactgGAAGCGTACCTGCAGAACCACTTCGCGGGCATGGAGCACAAGCGCTACGAGTACCTGGTGACGCTGAGGCGAGTGGTGGACGAGAGCACCGTGTGTCTGATGGGCCATGAGCGCAGACAGACGCTGGCACTTATTTCCGCCCTGGCGTTGCGCGTGATGGCCGAACAGAACGCCATCCCCGCTCTGGCCAACATCACCTGCTACTACCAGCCCGCTCCCTATGTCAGAGACGTCAACTTCAGTAATTACTATATTGCACAAGTTCAGTCACCCATGGCTACATGCAGTAACTCTTATCAGACGTGGCTGCCTTGCAGCTGA